In one Nicotiana sylvestris chromosome 8, ASM39365v2, whole genome shotgun sequence genomic region, the following are encoded:
- the LOC104248854 gene encoding uncharacterized protein, whose translation MGKIGCTIDGNLDDSKFSEPMPWIGMYVAAASAACALAMAMDTLHGLRRRIFWFPCYYFSLNATTLTLLAVATKLSVDLNTSMPRRQDQLTKLSSATLICTVIANFIPSLGLMENKELLMNMMALGIIVITAIVNIGIQLATGVIYVFCKEHIALMFLMLVLLLQLISSAVAIPTTKCYLDLKYNKKYKLANKECGITYKCTTEKLKDELMKFWTMAYASSPHFVAGRLATCTASGGFCLLSTVIYAEAMLRSYFLHRSFNFCSGDSEYKWSTTLILVTQTVAIGVGTIAPAFRWFIAINYRCPKKTNNACKAKLFKVENYWIRILLQWKESPLDFRICGRHGRKFAHKTKNRLLDFCIWMQIMMVSLSKLVRLISTFSVSWLLISCRKAIRMLKCNNMVSSHDIETQASLKPDLSHYVLHLEGEEALIDLMMQSNRDVVGHWIGMGKKEQPKHLIQLLEKVKSSPGFRGVYGFDHAQIPSLDSEEPPNCWALPVVTLTSIAIALPDIDFHSIKELIRCVYEGLTYIKVVEENLDAGKDLSYIRKAAELVWVGVDLCYKWLDVDLRTTATEGQNPKDVLEGLSEKSKQIFIEFRKKDLNACLKESPSRWPTNMLAANCMYRVCETLLQNSDRKELDNSKIMFDKLSSMIVDITGACLTNLQRVISMQCHHSTIEERAKGVRSAILLLGKAESILEILRSQPLPNSAPDKLAKVDHWRTHSKEVDYLSCSSNSPSNCTPTSQSSSDLYLTVD comes from the coding sequence ATGGGGAAGATTGGTTGCACCATAGATGGCAACCTAGATGACTCAAAATTCAGCGAGCCAATGCCATGGATCGGTATGTATGTAGCAGCAGCATCTGCAGCTTGTGCGCTTGCTATGGCAATGGATACCCTTCATGGCCTACGCCGTAGAATATTCTGGTTTCCTTGCTACTACTTCTCTCTCAATGCTACAACCTTGACACTTCTAGCTGTCGCCACCAAGCTGTCTGTTGATCTAAATACCTCCATGCCTCGTCGCCAAGATCAGCTGACAAAACTTAGCAGTGCTACTCTAATCTGTACGGTAATTGCTAATTTTATACCTTCTTTAGGACTCATGGAGAACAAAGAGCTCTTGATGAACATGATGGCTTTGGGAATTATCGTCATCACAGCCATCGTCAACATTGGCATACAATTAGCTACAGGTGTAATCTATGTTTTCTGCAAAGAGCATATAGCACTCATGTTTCTTATGCTTGTTTTGCTTCTGCAACTGATCTCCTCAGCTGTGGCAATACCAACTACAAAGTGTTACTTGGACCTGAAATATAACAAGAAATACAAGTTAGCAAACAAAGAATGCGGCATCACCTATAAATGCACAACTGAGAAACTGAAGGATGAGCTGATGAAATTCTGGACCATGGCCTATGCCTCTAGCCCCCACTTCGTGGCGGGGCGCTTAGCAACATGCACTGCATCTGGAGGTTTCTGCCTTCTGAGCACAGTAATTTATGCTGAAGCCATGCTTAGGTCTTACTTTCTCCATCGGAGCTTCAACTTTTGtagtggagactctgaatacaAGTGGTCCACAACCTTGATTCTTGTAACTCAGACTGTGGCAATAGGAGTAGGAACTATTGCACCAGCTTTTAGATGGTTCATAGCCATAAATTATCGCTGCCCCAAAAAAACAAATAATGCCTGCAAAGCCAAGTTGTTCAAAGTGGAGAACTACTGGATCCGTATCCTGCTTCAGTGGAAAGAATCCCCGTTGGATTTCAGAATTTGTGGCCGGCATGGTAGAAAATTTGCTCATAAAACAAAGAACAGACTTCTAGATTTCTGTATTTGGATGCAAATTATGATGGTGTCACTCAGTAAGCTAGTTCGGCTCATTTCCACTTTCTCTGTAAGTTGGTTATTGATAAGCTGTCGGAAGGCAATCAGGATGCTGAAATGCAACAATATGGTGTCTAGTCATGATATAGAGACGCAAGCCAGTCTAAAGCCAGATCTTAGCCACTATGTTTTACATCTTGAAGGTGAGGAAGCATTAATTGACTTGATGATGCAAAGCAACCGAGATGTGGTAGGTCACTGGATCGGGATGGGGAAAAAGGAGCAGCCTAAACATCTTATACAACTTCTGGAGAAGGTGAAGTCATCACCTGGATTCAGGGGAGTGTATGGATTTGACCATGCTCAAATTCCTTCTTTAGATTCGGAAGAACCTCCTAATTGCTGGGCTCTTCCCGTAGTGACACTGACAAGCATTGCAATTGCACTTCCAGACATTGATTTCCACTCAATCAAGGAATTAATAAGGTGTGTGTATGAAGGTCTCACGTACATCAAAGTTGTGGAAGAGAACCTGGATGCTGGAAAAGACCTATCATACATCAGGAAAGCGGCAGAGTTGGTGTGGGTAGGAGTTGACTTATGTTACAAGTGGCTGGATGTCGATCTCCGCACGACAGCCACTGAAGGACAAAATCCAAAAGACGTGCTTGAAGGACTCTCTGAGAAATCAAAGCAAATATTCATCGAATTTAGAAAGAAAGATTTGAATGCTTGTTTAAAGGAATCACCCTCAAGATGGCCTACCAATATGTTGGCAGCAAACTGTATGTACAGAGTATGTGAAACACTTCTTCAAAATTCTGATAGGAAAGAGTTAGATAACAGCAAAATCATGTTTGACAAATTGTCATCCATGATCGTGGATATAACAGGCGCTTGTCTTACCAACCTACAAAGAGTTATATCCATGCAATGCCACCATAGCACCATTGAAGAGAGAGCAAAAGGTGTCCGTTCTGCCATCTTACTTCTGGGAAAAGCAGAGAGTATTCTGGAAATTCTTCGTTCACAGCCACTTCCAAACTCAGCACCAGATAAATTGGCAAAAGTTGATCATTGGCGTACACATAGCAAAGAGGTAGACTACCTCTCCTGCAGTAGTAATTCACCCTCAAATTGTACTCCAACTTCCCAAAGTTCATCTGACTTGTATCTAACAGTGGACTAA